In Porites lutea chromosome 9, jaPorLute2.1, whole genome shotgun sequence, a single window of DNA contains:
- the LOC140947352 gene encoding ubiquitin-like protein 3 → MGDSGVTARHKTIPDDKICLRLILVSGKTHEFIFSPSDTVYYITQHVYENWPEDWKDEAVSSHNILKLIYHGRFLHGNVSLAALHLETGKRSVMHLVARENLPEPATQGQRNREKINEQSCCCSIV, encoded by the exons ATGGGTGACAGTGGTGTTACAGCACGACACAAAACCATACCGGATGACAAG atatGTCTGCGATTAATTCTGGTCTCTGGCAAGACACATGAATTTATATTTTCACCTAGTGACACAGTATattatataacacaacatgtTTATGAAAACTGGCCTGAAG ATTGGAAAGATGAAGCAGTTAGTTCCCATAACATACTAAAACTTATCTACCATGGTCGGTTTCTACATGGCAATGTTTCTTTAGCAG CTCTCCATTTAGAGACTGGCAAGCGAAGTGTAATGCACCTTGTAGCAAGAGAAAACTTACCGGAACCCGCCACTCAAG GTCAAAGAAATCGAGAGAAAATTAATGAACAAAGTTGCTGTTGTAGTATTGTTTGA